AACACTTTAACCTGTTGGTTAACCGTGCCTTGGAGGATGTTGTCGATAAACTCGAGAGCGAAGAGATGAACCTCTTTTGGTATGGAGAGGACGATCCCTCGACGCCGGGAGGTGGCTCGGGCTTCTTTCCGAACTCGGGCGCTATAAAGCCTTTGAACGAAAAGGTTGCCAAAGGGGAACTGAGTTTGTCATACAATATGTCAGCTTCATCCTACCGCAGTGGAGTGAAGACTGAAACCAAAATCTCATTTGGCGATTCGAATCAGGTGCATGTGCAACACCGCAGCATGGGCACGATTGAGTTTCTGGGGAACAACTCCGCAGCGAGTGATAATATGATGCAGAAAAAGTTCCAACAAAGCTCTGCCCGGCAAGAGCGGGTGATCCGTTCGATGGAATTTAATCTGAACCGTTCCAGTATCCCGATTAACAAAAGAATTGACCCTGATTATTTAAAGCATCTGCTGAACACGGAACTCCGCAACAGCGGAATTACACTTAACTATCAGTATGCTGTCGAATCGCAGATAAGTGGCAAGTCAACGGTGTTGATGGGAAGCGATGGGTTTGATCCGAGCCACGCCACGAAATACCGGAAATTATTGTTCCAGAACGATATCAATGTCAAACCCAATTTCCTGACGGTATATTTCCCCGAGCAGCGTGGTTTTTTGATACAATCGACCGGCTTCTTAGTTATTCCGTCAATTCTTCTGACGTTTATTATCATCGGAATTTTTGCCATTACATTGCATATCATTTTGCGGCAGAAGAAGCTCTCCCTGATAAAGAACGACTTTATTAACAATATGACGCACGAACTGAAAACGCCGATATCTACTATCTCGCTTGCGTCACAAATGCTGAAGGACACTTCTGTAGCTCATACTCCCAAGACCATCGAGCACGTGTCGGGTGTAATTTTCGACGAAAGTAAAAGACTAAGTTATCAGGTCGAGAAGGTGTTACAGATGGCGGTATTCAACGAAGGGCGCCTGAAACTTAAAATGGCGGAGATTAACCTGAATGACGTGGCAGGCACTGTCGCATCGAACTTCCAGATAAGGGTTAGCTCGCAAAACGGAGTCTTGCATACAAACTTTGCAGCCAAACACCCCGTTGTGAAAGGTGACGAGGTTCATATTACCAACGTGTTGTTCAATTTGCTGGATAACGCAGTGAAATACAGTACGGAAAATCCGGAAATAGAACTCTCTACCGAGAACAAAAATGGTTGGGTAGTGGTTGCAGTAAAAGATAATGGAATAGGAATTCCAAGAGAACATCAGAAACAAATTTTTGAGAGATTCTACCGCGTTCCTACCGGGAATGTCCATAATGTGAAAGGTTTTGGCCTGGGATTATCGTACGTTAAGCGTATAGTCGATGTCCACAACGGCCAGATAAAAGTGGACAGCGCGTCTGGTAAGGGAACCCGTTTCAGAATCTATCTGCCCGTTAAAGTACAATAGATTATGGAAAAAAAGACTAGAATTCTCCTGGCTGAGGATGACGAAAACCTGGGGCTGCTGTTGAAAGAATACCTGATAGCCAAAGGTTTCGACACCGAGCTTTATCCCGATGGCGAAGCAGCCTATCAGGGATTTATGAAGAGCCAGTTTAACCTTTGTATTCTCGATGTGATGATGCCCAAAAAAGACGGCTTCTCGCTGGCAAGAGACATTCGTATGGTGAACACCGATATTCCGGTGATTTTCCTTACGGCGAAGAACATGAAGGAGGATGTGTTGGAAGGTTTTAAGCTGGGTGCTGACGATTACCTGACAAAACCATTCAGCATGGAAGAGCTGATCTTCCGTATCGAAGCAATCCTCCGTCGAACCGAAGGAGAAGGGCAGGAAGGAAACCAGGAGGTTTTCAAATTAGGAAAGTACACCTTCGATTCGCAGAAACAAACCCTTACCGATGGTAAGGAAACGCAGAAGCTGACGACCAAGGAGAGTGAATTGTTGCGTTTGCTTTGCGTGAATGTGAACAAAGTGCTGGAACGTAACTTCGCGCTGAAAACTATCTGGGTAGACGATAATTATTTCAATGCCCGTAGTATGGACGTTTACATTACCAAGTTGCGCAAGCACCTGAAGGATGATCCGGGCGTTGAAATTATCAATGTTCACGGCAAGGGGTATAAACTGATTGTATAAAATATTTGTGCAAGAACTCTAATCAACAAAAAGCCCGGATCCTGATTAAGGAATCCGGGCTTCGTATTTTGCTGAAATATTTTTAATCGAGTTTGAGAACGGCCAGGAAGGCTTTCTGTGGCACTTCCACGTTACCTACTTGTTTCATCCGCTTTTTACCCTTCTTCTGTTTCTCCAGCAGTTTCCGCTTACGCGAAATATCACCTCCGTAACATTTGGCTGTCACGTCTTTTCGAACCGCTTTTACCGTTTCACGCGCAATAATCTTGGCGCCGATAGCGGCCTGAATGGCCACGTCGAATTGCTGGCGCGGAATCAATTCCTTCAGCTTTTCGCAGATGCGTCGCCCAAAGTTGTATGCGTTATCGAAGTGAATGAGCGTTGAAAGCGCATCGACCGGCTCACTGTTCAGCAAAATATCCAGTTTTATCAGCTTCGCTGAACGGTACCCAGTGATGTGGTAATCGAATGAGGCGTAACCTTTGGAAATACTTTTTAGTTTATCGTAAAAATCGAATACGATCTCGCCCAGTGGCATATCGAAAGTGAGTTCGACCCGGTCAGCTGTCAGGTAATCCTGCTTTTTCAAAATGCCCCGCTTCTCCAAACAAAGCGTCATGATAGGACCAATGAAGTCGGACTTGCTAATGACTTGTGCCCGGATAAAAGGCTCTTCGATATCTTCAATCAAAGTAGCTTCAGGCATTCCGGATGGGTTATAAACGTCCAGAACCTCACCACCCTTGGTGTGAACATGATAGGAAACGTTCGGAACGGTG
This Prolixibacter sp. NT017 DNA region includes the following protein-coding sequences:
- a CDS encoding response regulator transcription factor, encoding MEKKTRILLAEDDENLGLLLKEYLIAKGFDTELYPDGEAAYQGFMKSQFNLCILDVMMPKKDGFSLARDIRMVNTDIPVIFLTAKNMKEDVLEGFKLGADDYLTKPFSMEELIFRIEAILRRTEGEGQEGNQEVFKLGKYTFDSQKQTLTDGKETQKLTTKESELLRLLCVNVNKVLERNFALKTIWVDDNYFNARSMDVYITKLRKHLKDDPGVEIINVHGKGYKLIV
- a CDS encoding sensor histidine kinase KdpD, encoding MSRKVIYFLSLTMAIAVVALIWLQTMAIKRTSQLKEEHFNLLVNRALEDVVDKLESEEMNLFWYGEDDPSTPGGGSGFFPNSGAIKPLNEKVAKGELSLSYNMSASSYRSGVKTETKISFGDSNQVHVQHRSMGTIEFLGNNSAASDNMMQKKFQQSSARQERVIRSMEFNLNRSSIPINKRIDPDYLKHLLNTELRNSGITLNYQYAVESQISGKSTVLMGSDGFDPSHATKYRKLLFQNDINVKPNFLTVYFPEQRGFLIQSTGFLVIPSILLTFIIIGIFAITLHIILRQKKLSLIKNDFINNMTHELKTPISTISLASQMLKDTSVAHTPKTIEHVSGVIFDESKRLSYQVEKVLQMAVFNEGRLKLKMAEINLNDVAGTVASNFQIRVSSQNGVLHTNFAAKHPVVKGDEVHITNVLFNLLDNAVKYSTENPEIELSTENKNGWVVVAVKDNGIGIPREHQKQIFERFYRVPTGNVHNVKGFGLGLSYVKRIVDVHNGQIKVDSASGKGTRFRIYLPVKVQ